The Pseudomonas sp. G2-4 genome window below encodes:
- the fpr gene encoding ferredoxin-NADP reductase → MSNMNHERVLSVHHWNDTLFSFKCTRDPGLRFENGQFVMIGLQQPNGRPLMRAYSIASPNWEEHLEFFSIKVPDGPLTSQLQHLKEGDEIIISKKPTGTLVLDDLKPGKHLYLLSTGTGLAPFMSVIQDPETYERFEKVILCHGVRYVNEVAYREFITEHLPQNEFFGEALRDKLIYYPTVTREPFENEGRLTDLMRSGKLFRDIGLPPINPQDDRAMLCGSPSMLDETSEVLNSFGLTVSPRMREPGDYLIERAFVEK, encoded by the coding sequence ATGAGCAACATGAACCACGAGCGTGTCCTCAGTGTTCATCACTGGAACGACACTCTGTTCAGCTTCAAGTGCACCCGCGATCCGGGCCTGCGCTTCGAGAACGGTCAGTTCGTGATGATCGGCCTGCAGCAGCCCAATGGCCGCCCGCTTATGCGCGCTTACTCGATTGCCAGCCCGAACTGGGAAGAGCATCTCGAATTCTTCAGCATCAAGGTGCCCGACGGTCCGCTGACTTCCCAGTTGCAGCATCTGAAGGAAGGCGACGAGATCATCATCAGCAAGAAGCCCACCGGCACGCTGGTGCTGGACGACCTCAAGCCTGGCAAGCATCTGTACCTGCTCAGCACCGGCACCGGTCTGGCGCCGTTCATGAGCGTCATCCAGGATCCGGAAACCTACGAGCGTTTCGAAAAAGTGATCCTGTGCCACGGCGTGCGTTACGTCAATGAAGTCGCCTACCGCGAGTTCATCACCGAGCACTTGCCCCAGAACGAGTTTTTCGGCGAAGCACTGCGGGACAAGCTGATCTACTACCCGACCGTGACGCGCGAGCCGTTCGAGAACGAAGGCCGCCTGACCGATCTGATGCGTAGCGGCAAGCTGTTCCGCGACATCGGCCTGCCGCCGATCAATCCGCAGGACGACCGTGCGATGTTGTGCGGCAGCCCGAGCATGCTCGACGAAACCAGCGAAGTGCTCAACAGCTTCGGCCTGACCGTTTCGCCGCGTATGCGTGAACCGGGTGATTACCTGATCGAGCGGGCGTTTGTAGAGAAGTAA
- the tsaA gene encoding tRNA (N6-threonylcarbamoyladenosine(37)-N6)-methyltransferase TrmO — MTYNVSPIGFVRSCFKEKFAIPRQPQLAPAARGVLELVAPFDQGDAVQGLEQVSHVWLLFLFHQALEDKPRLKVRPPRLGGNKSMGVFATRATHRPNGIGQSVVKLERVEAGRLWLSGIDLLDGTPVLDIKPYVPYADIVGAASNSIASAAPELIPVQWADTALLQAQDHAIRLQEPLVELIEQCLAQDPRPAYQVPTAEREYGAQFWDLDVRWHYPQPGVIRVLEVIPAKH; from the coding sequence ATGACTTACAACGTGTCCCCCATCGGCTTCGTCCGCTCCTGTTTCAAGGAGAAATTTGCCATCCCCCGTCAACCGCAACTGGCCCCGGCCGCGCGCGGCGTGCTGGAGCTGGTGGCGCCGTTCGATCAGGGGGATGCGGTGCAGGGCCTGGAGCAGGTCAGTCATGTCTGGCTGCTGTTCCTGTTCCATCAGGCCTTGGAAGACAAGCCACGGCTGAAGGTCCGGCCGCCGCGCCTGGGTGGCAATAAGTCCATGGGCGTATTCGCCACCCGTGCCACCCATCGCCCCAACGGCATTGGCCAGTCGGTGGTGAAGCTGGAACGGGTCGAGGCCGGTCGGCTGTGGCTCTCGGGCATCGATTTGCTGGACGGTACGCCCGTGCTCGACATCAAGCCCTACGTTCCCTACGCCGACATCGTCGGCGCGGCATCGAACAGCATCGCCAGTGCGGCGCCTGAGCTGATCCCCGTGCAATGGGCGGACACCGCCCTGCTACAAGCCCAGGATCACGCCATACGCCTGCAAGAGCCCTTGGTGGAGCTGATCGAACAGTGCCTGGCCCAAGACCCACGCCCGGCCTACCAGGTTCCTACAGCCGAACGGGAATATGGCGCGCAGTTCTGGGACTTGGACGTTCGCTGGCATTACCCGCAGCCGGGGGTGATCCGGGTGTTGGAAGTGATTCCGGCGAAGCACTAA
- a CDS encoding DUF1456 family protein, with product MVHNDVLRSVRYMLDISDKKVIEIIKLGGLDVSLADLAGYLKKDEEEGFVFCPDDVMAHFLDGLVIFKRGKDESRPPQPIEVPVTNNIILKKLRVAFELKEDDMHAILKAAEFPVSKPELSALFRKFGHTNYRPCGDQLLRNFLKGLTLRVRG from the coding sequence ATGGTTCACAACGACGTACTGCGTAGCGTGCGCTACATGCTCGACATCAGCGACAAGAAAGTCATCGAAATCATCAAGCTGGGTGGCCTGGACGTCTCTCTGGCGGACCTGGCGGGTTACCTCAAGAAAGATGAGGAAGAAGGCTTCGTGTTCTGCCCCGATGATGTCATGGCGCATTTTCTCGATGGCCTGGTGATTTTCAAGCGCGGCAAGGACGAAAGCCGTCCGCCGCAACCCATCGAAGTCCCGGTGACCAACAACATCATCCTCAAGAAGCTGCGGGTGGCCTTCGAGCTGAAGGAAGACGACATGCACGCCATCCTCAAGGCCGCCGAGTTCCCGGTGTCCAAGCCGGAGCTGAGCGCGTTGTTCCGCAAGTTCGGCCATACCAACTACCGCCCGTGTGGCGATCAGTTGCTGCGCAACTTCCTCAAGGGGCTGACGCTGCGCGTTCGCGGCTGA
- a CDS encoding rRNA pseudouridine synthase, whose protein sequence is MTDPIRLSKRLIELVGCSRREAELFIEGGWVTVDGEVIDEPQFKVTTQKVELDPEAKATAPEPVTLLLNAPVGMDVDTAMASLGPQTLSEEHRFGKRPLKGHFLRLTASADLQANASGLLVFTQDWKILRKLTADAAKIEQEYVVEVEGDMVAHGLNRLNHGLTYKGKELPAVKASWQNENRLRFAMKNPQPGVIALFCQAVGLKVIAIRRIRIGGVSIGKVPLGQWRYLSAKEKF, encoded by the coding sequence ATGACTGACCCGATTCGTCTCTCCAAACGCCTCATCGAACTCGTCGGCTGTTCCCGTCGGGAGGCTGAGCTGTTCATTGAGGGCGGCTGGGTCACCGTGGATGGCGAAGTGATCGACGAGCCGCAATTCAAGGTCACCACCCAGAAAGTTGAACTCGACCCCGAGGCCAAGGCCACCGCACCGGAACCGGTGACTCTCCTGCTGAACGCCCCGGTGGGCATGGATGTGGACACCGCGATGGCGTCCCTTGGGCCACAGACCTTGAGCGAGGAACACCGCTTCGGCAAGCGGCCGCTCAAGGGCCACTTTCTGCGCCTGACCGCCAGCGCCGACCTGCAGGCCAACGCCAGTGGGCTGCTGGTGTTCACCCAGGACTGGAAGATCTTGCGCAAACTCACCGCCGATGCCGCCAAGATCGAGCAGGAATACGTGGTGGAAGTCGAAGGCGACATGGTCGCCCATGGCCTCAATCGCTTGAACCATGGACTGACCTACAAGGGCAAGGAGCTGCCAGCGGTCAAGGCCAGTTGGCAAAACGAGAACCGCCTGCGCTTTGCCATGAAAAACCCGCAACCGGGCGTGATCGCACTGTTTTGCCAGGCGGTCGGCCTCAAGGTGATCGCCATCCGCCGCATCCGCATCGGTGGCGTGTCCATCGGCAAGGTGCCGCTGGGCCAGTGGCGCTACCTGTCTGCCAAAGAGAAATTCTAA
- a CDS encoding GNAT family N-acetyltransferase produces the protein MRQHSVIHTPKPSDYEELTRVWEASVRATHDFLPDSYIELLKNLVLTRYLDAVMLICTRDARQRITGFAGVAAGKIEMLFIDPQHRGQGLGKQLLRHAMEQLNADQLDVNEQNPQALGFYLKQGFEVVGRSERDGMNQPYPLLHMRYKQPDLKAQRG, from the coding sequence ATGCGTCAGCATTCGGTCATCCATACACCAAAACCGAGCGACTATGAGGAACTGACCCGGGTTTGGGAGGCGTCGGTGCGGGCCACCCATGATTTTCTGCCGGACAGCTACATCGAGCTGTTGAAGAACCTGGTGCTGACCCGCTATCTGGATGCGGTAATGCTCATTTGTACTCGCGACGCTCGCCAGCGGATCACCGGTTTCGCCGGCGTCGCGGCCGGAAAGATCGAGATGCTCTTCATCGACCCGCAGCACCGTGGCCAGGGGCTCGGCAAGCAACTGCTGCGCCACGCAATGGAACAGCTAAACGCCGATCAACTGGACGTCAACGAACAGAATCCGCAAGCCTTGGGCTTTTACCTCAAGCAAGGCTTCGAAGTCGTCGGCCGCTCGGAACGGGACGGCATGAACCAGCCTTACCCGCTGCTGCACATGCGCTACAAACAGCCGGACCTCAAGGCCCAACGCGGCTAA
- the rimO gene encoding 30S ribosomal protein S12 methylthiotransferase RimO, whose translation MSTTTAPANPKVGFVSLGCPKALVDSERILTQLRMEGYDVVSTYQDADVVVVNTCGFIDSAKAESLEVIGEAIKENGKVIVTGCMGVEEGNIRNVHPSVLAVTGPQQYEQVVNAVHDAVPPRQDHNPLIDLVPPQGIKLTPRHYAYLKISEGCNHSCSFCIIPSMRGKLVSRPVGDVLDEAQRLVKAGVKELLVISQDTSAYGVDVKYRTGFWNGAPVKTRMTELCEALSTLGVWVRLHYVYPYPHVDELIPLMAAGKILPYLDIPFQHASPKVLKAMKRPAFEDKTLARIKNWREICPDLIIRSTFIVGFPGETEEDFQYLLDWLTEAQLDRVGCFQYSPVEGAPANDLDLDVVPDDVKQDRWERFMAHQQAISSARLQMRIGREIEVLVDEVDEQGAVGRCFFDAPEIDGNVFIDNGSNLKPGDKVWCKVTDADEYDLWAEQIG comes from the coding sequence ATGTCCACCACTACCGCGCCAGCCAATCCGAAGGTTGGCTTCGTATCCCTGGGTTGCCCAAAGGCTCTGGTCGACTCCGAGCGCATCCTGACCCAGCTGCGCATGGAAGGCTATGACGTTGTGTCCACCTACCAGGACGCCGACGTGGTGGTGGTCAACACCTGCGGCTTCATCGACTCGGCCAAGGCCGAATCCCTGGAAGTGATCGGCGAAGCCATCAAGGAAAATGGCAAGGTCATCGTCACCGGCTGCATGGGTGTGGAAGAAGGCAACATCCGCAACGTGCACCCGAGCGTGTTGGCCGTGACCGGTCCGCAGCAGTACGAGCAGGTGGTCAACGCCGTGCACGACGCGGTGCCGCCACGTCAGGACCATAACCCGCTGATCGACTTGGTGCCGCCACAAGGCATCAAGCTGACCCCGCGCCACTACGCTTACCTGAAGATCTCCGAAGGCTGCAACCACAGCTGCAGCTTCTGCATCATCCCGTCGATGCGCGGCAAACTGGTGAGCCGTCCGGTGGGCGATGTGCTCGACGAGGCCCAGCGCCTGGTCAAGGCCGGCGTCAAAGAGCTGCTGGTGATTTCCCAGGACACCAGCGCCTACGGCGTCGACGTGAAGTACCGCACCGGCTTCTGGAACGGCGCGCCGGTGAAAACCCGCATGACCGAATTGTGCGAAGCCCTCAGCACCCTCGGCGTCTGGGTCCGCCTGCATTACGTTTATCCGTACCCGCATGTCGACGAACTGATCCCGCTGATGGCCGCCGGCAAGATCCTGCCGTACCTGGACATCCCGTTCCAGCACGCCAGCCCGAAAGTCCTCAAGGCCATGAAGCGCCCGGCTTTCGAAGACAAGACCCTGGCCCGCATCAAGAACTGGCGCGAAATCTGCCCGGACCTGATCATCCGCTCGACCTTCATCGTCGGCTTTCCCGGCGAGACCGAAGAGGACTTCCAGTACCTGCTGGACTGGCTGACCGAAGCCCAGCTCGACCGCGTCGGCTGCTTCCAGTATTCCCCCGTCGAAGGCGCACCGGCCAACGACCTGGATCTGGACGTGGTGCCGGACGACGTCAAGCAGGACCGTTGGGAGCGTTTCATGGCGCACCAGCAAGCCATCAGCTCGGCGCGCCTGCAAATGCGCATCGGCCGTGAAATCGAAGTGCTGGTGGATGAAGTGGACGAGCAAGGCGCCGTGGGGCGTTGCTTCTTCGACGCGCCGGAAATCGATGGCAACGTATTCATCGACAATGGCAGCAATCTCAAACCGGGCGACAAGGTCTGGTGCAAGGTGACTGATGCCGACGAATATGACTTGTGGGCTGAGCAGATCGGTTGA
- a CDS encoding potassium transporter Kup, protein MGHASSQAAGAEHSAAKPVSMLVAAVGVVYGDIGTSPLYTLKEVFSGGYGVPVNHDGVLGILSLIFWSLIWVVSIKYMMFVLRADNQGEGGIMALTALARRAAAGRARLRTFLVVCGLIGAALFYGDSMITPAISVLSAIEGLGLAFEGIDHWVVPLSLVVLVGLFLIQRHGTARIGTLFGPIMVTWFLVLAALGVYGIIQHPEVLQAVNPAWAVRFFVVHPGMGVAILGAVVLALTGAEALYADMGHFGRKPIARAWFILVLPALMLNYFGQGALLLGDPEAARNPFYLLAPSWALIPLVGLATLATVIASQAVISGAFSLTRQAIQLGYIPRMYIQHTSSAEQGQIYIGAVNWSLMVGVVLLVLGFESSGALASAYGVAVTGTMLMTTILVSAVMLLLWKWPPLLAVPVLIGFLVVDGLYFAANVPKIVQGGAFPVIAGIALFVLMTTWKRGKQLLVERLDEGALPLPIFISSIRVQPPHRVQGTAVFLTARSDAVPHALLHNLLHNQVLHEQVVLLTVVYEDIPRVPPQRRFEVDAYGEGFFRVILHFGFTDEPDVPQALKLCHLDELDFSPMRTTYFLSRETVIASKLEGMARWREALFAFMLKNANGNLRFFNLPLNRVIELGTQVEM, encoded by the coding sequence ATGGGTCATGCAAGTAGTCAGGCGGCGGGTGCCGAGCATTCGGCAGCGAAGCCGGTGAGCATGCTGGTCGCGGCGGTCGGAGTGGTTTATGGCGACATCGGCACGAGCCCGTTGTACACCCTCAAGGAAGTGTTTTCCGGTGGCTATGGCGTGCCTGTCAATCACGACGGGGTGCTGGGGATTCTGTCGCTGATTTTCTGGTCGCTGATCTGGGTGGTGTCGATCAAGTACATGATGTTCGTCCTGCGCGCCGACAACCAGGGCGAGGGCGGGATCATGGCGCTCACCGCCCTGGCGCGCCGGGCGGCAGCGGGGCGGGCGCGGCTGCGGACATTCCTGGTGGTCTGCGGCTTGATCGGTGCGGCGCTGTTCTACGGTGACAGTATGATCACCCCGGCGATTTCCGTGCTCTCGGCCATTGAGGGCCTTGGCCTGGCGTTTGAAGGTATCGACCACTGGGTGGTGCCGCTGTCGTTGGTGGTGCTGGTGGGGCTGTTTCTGATCCAGCGCCACGGCACTGCACGGATCGGCACCCTGTTCGGCCCGATCATGGTCACCTGGTTCCTGGTGCTCGCCGCCTTGGGTGTGTACGGCATCATCCAACACCCGGAAGTGTTGCAAGCGGTGAACCCGGCCTGGGCCGTGCGTTTCTTCGTCGTCCATCCGGGCATGGGCGTGGCGATCCTCGGTGCCGTGGTGCTGGCGCTGACTGGCGCCGAAGCGCTGTACGCCGACATGGGCCACTTCGGCCGCAAGCCGATCGCTCGCGCCTGGTTCATCCTGGTGCTGCCGGCCCTGATGCTCAACTATTTCGGTCAGGGCGCGTTGCTGCTGGGTGACCCGGAAGCGGCGCGTAACCCCTTCTATCTGCTGGCGCCGAGTTGGGCGCTGATTCCGCTGGTGGGTCTGGCGACGTTGGCGACGGTGATCGCTTCGCAGGCGGTGATCTCCGGCGCATTTTCCCTGACGCGTCAGGCGATCCAGCTGGGCTATATTCCGCGCATGTACATCCAGCACACCTCCAGCGCCGAACAGGGCCAGATCTACATCGGCGCGGTTAATTGGTCGCTGATGGTCGGCGTGGTGCTGCTGGTGTTGGGTTTCGAATCTTCCGGTGCGCTGGCTTCGGCCTACGGCGTGGCCGTGACCGGCACCATGCTGATGACCACGATCCTGGTTTCGGCGGTCATGTTGCTGTTGTGGAAATGGCCACCGCTGCTGGCGGTGCCGGTGTTGATTGGTTTCCTGGTGGTGGACGGCCTGTATTTTGCTGCCAATGTGCCTAAGATCGTCCAGGGTGGCGCTTTCCCGGTCATCGCCGGTATAGCCTTGTTCGTGTTGATGACCACCTGGAAGCGCGGCAAGCAACTGTTGGTAGAACGCCTGGACGAAGGCGCGTTGCCGCTGCCGATCTTCATCAGCAGTATTCGCGTGCAACCTCCTCATCGCGTGCAGGGCACTGCCGTGTTCCTCACCGCTCGCTCGGACGCGGTGCCCCACGCGCTGTTGCACAACCTGCTGCACAACCAGGTGCTGCATGAGCAAGTGGTGCTGCTGACGGTGGTGTACGAAGACATCCCCCGGGTACCGCCGCAGCGGCGCTTCGAGGTTGATGCCTACGGCGAAGGGTTCTTCCGGGTGATCCTGCATTTTGGCTTTACCGACGAGCCGGACGTGCCGCAGGCGCTCAAGCTCTGTCATCTGGATGAGCTGGACTTCAGCCCGATGCGGACCACCTACTTCCTCAGTCGCGAAACGGTCATCGCCTCGAAACTCGAAGGCATGGCCCGTTGGCGCGAGGCGTTGTTCGCATTCATGCTGAAGAACGCCAACGGCAATCTGCGCTTCTTCAATCTGCCGCTGAACCGGGTGATTGAGTTAGGAACACAGGTCGAGATGTAG
- a CDS encoding AcvB/VirJ family lysyl-phosphatidylglycerol hydrolase: MMQRSWRYIVATLLVLAVILGGGYWYWNRPAPQPTLEQLEPSDGVPMTRVIPGTKPGAQVLVAVNEDQKLSDTQLTTLSRSGSAQIVQVILPKDCMLQGRALQAGLRQLQGPATLVSGIGPGAVLAWRWLAEQKDDKAKAVSVDLALEKPGCTHLLPKSAAHGHWLVAWNDNPDDTSAGFVRDQQNAETSISDYDINLPQVLNNELRKILVGTDNAKGGLSIPVVEVPASQARDTVTLFLSGDGGWRDLDRDVADEMAKIGYPVVGIDTLRYYWQHKSPEQSAADLTELMQHYRQVWGTKRFILTGYSFGADVLPAIYNRLPATEQQRVDAIILLAFARTGSFEIEVEGWLGNAGTEAATGPEMAKLPAEKVVCIYGGEEADESGCTEKTAVGEAIKLPGGHHFDENYPALAKRLIDEINKRQSKVAEQ, translated from the coding sequence ATGATGCAACGCTCCTGGCGATACATAGTGGCCACCCTCCTGGTGCTGGCAGTGATTCTCGGTGGCGGTTACTGGTACTGGAACCGCCCGGCCCCACAACCCACCCTTGAACAACTGGAGCCCTCCGACGGCGTACCGATGACCCGGGTCATCCCCGGCACCAAGCCCGGCGCCCAAGTGCTGGTGGCCGTCAATGAAGACCAGAAACTCAGCGACACCCAGCTGACGACCCTCAGCCGCAGCGGCTCGGCGCAGATCGTCCAGGTGATCCTGCCCAAGGACTGCATGTTGCAAGGTCGCGCCCTGCAGGCAGGCCTGCGGCAGCTCCAGGGGCCGGCAACGCTGGTCAGTGGTATCGGCCCGGGCGCCGTGCTGGCCTGGCGCTGGCTGGCGGAGCAGAAGGACGACAAGGCCAAGGCTGTTTCGGTGGACCTGGCCCTGGAAAAACCCGGCTGCACGCACTTGCTGCCTAAAAGCGCAGCCCACGGCCACTGGCTGGTGGCCTGGAACGACAACCCTGACGACACCAGTGCCGGTTTCGTAAGGGATCAGCAGAATGCCGAAACCAGCATCAGCGACTACGACATCAACCTGCCGCAAGTGCTGAACAATGAGCTGCGCAAAATCCTGGTGGGCACCGACAACGCCAAGGGCGGCCTGAGCATCCCTGTGGTGGAAGTACCCGCCAGCCAGGCGCGCGATACGGTAACCCTGTTTCTCTCCGGAGACGGTGGCTGGCGCGACTTGGACCGCGACGTGGCCGATGAAATGGCCAAGATCGGCTACCCGGTGGTCGGCATCGATACCCTGCGCTACTACTGGCAGCACAAGAGCCCGGAGCAAAGCGCGGCGGACCTGACTGAACTGATGCAACACTACCGCCAAGTCTGGGGCACCAAGCGCTTCATCCTGACCGGCTATTCCTTCGGCGCCGACGTACTGCCAGCGATCTACAACCGCCTGCCGGCCACCGAACAACAGCGGGTCGATGCGATTATCCTGCTGGCCTTCGCCCGCACCGGCAGCTTTGAGATCGAAGTCGAAGGCTGGCTCGGCAACGCCGGCACCGAAGCCGCCACCGGCCCGGAAATGGCCAAGCTGCCTGCTGAAAAAGTGGTGTGCATCTACGGCGGCGAAGAAGCCGACGAAAGTGGCTGCACCGAGAAGACCGCCGTCGGCGAAGCGATCAAGCTGCCGGGCGGTCACCATTTCGACGAAAACTACCCGGCCCTGGCCAAGCGCCTGATTGATGAGATCAACAAGCGCCAGAGCAAGGTTGCCGAACAGTGA
- the mprF gene encoding bifunctional lysylphosphatidylglycerol flippase/synthetase MprF — MRAHSSDPQDSVTATQPIKAERLRWLDRISQYRQPIGLAVTLLLFAIALIACRHLLSELDLYALHDSILEVPRPALLGAIAATVVGFIILLGYEWSASRYAGVTLPRQTMLLGGFTAFAIGNAIGLSLLSGGSVRYRLYARHGLGASDVAHMTLFASLSLGCALPPLAALATLSNLPAASAALHLPATLLGAIAVAVLLLTCVLAIGIYRRRLPEQPYRDALLVKAGRRTLRMPGRRLTFLQLVITALDVAAAATVLYLLLPEAPPFGAFLLVYLLALAAGVLSHVPGGVGVFEAILLAAFADKLGAAPLAAALLLYRLIYVLLPMLVACVLLLINEAQRLFQTRQSLRVASGLAAPILAVLVFLSGVVLLFSGVTPEIDTRLEHIGFLIPHRLVDASHFGASLVGVLCLLLAQGLRRRLSAAWMLTTVLLLVGALLSLLKGFDWEEATLLTLTAALLAVFRRSFYRASRLTELPFSPLFLIASLCVLGASIWLLLFAYQDVPYSHQLWWQFTLDADAPRGLRSLLGAAVLLVVVSLTWLLRTARPVIHLPTAEELERAKAILLASAQPDGGLSLTGDKALLFHPNDEAFLMYARRGRSLVALYDPIGPTQQRAEMIWQFRDLCDIHHARPVFYQVRAENLPYYMDIGLTAIKLGEEARVDLKRFDLEAKGKEMKDLRYTWNRGTRDGLSLEIHEPGQAPMDELKVISDAWLTGKNVREKGFSLGRFSEDYLKHFRIAVIRFEGRPVAFANLLETHSHELASLDLMRAHPDAPKLTMEFMMVGLIQHYKNHDYARFSLGMVPLSGLQPRRGAPLTQRLGSMVFRRGEQLYNFQGLRRFKDKFQPDWEPRYMAVPAGLDPLVALADTAALIAGGLTGLVKR; from the coding sequence ATGCGCGCTCACTCGTCTGACCCGCAAGACTCCGTTACTGCGACACAACCGATCAAGGCCGAGCGATTGCGCTGGCTGGACCGGATCAGTCAATACCGCCAGCCGATCGGCCTTGCCGTCACGCTGCTGTTGTTTGCGATTGCATTGATTGCTTGTCGCCACCTGCTGAGCGAACTCGACCTGTACGCCCTGCACGACTCGATTCTGGAAGTGCCCCGGCCGGCCTTGCTCGGCGCGATCGCCGCCACAGTGGTCGGTTTCATCATTCTGCTGGGTTATGAATGGTCCGCCAGTCGCTATGCCGGCGTGACACTGCCACGGCAAACCATGCTCCTGGGCGGGTTCACTGCGTTTGCCATCGGCAATGCCATCGGCCTGTCGCTGCTGTCGGGCGGTTCGGTTCGCTACCGTTTATATGCGCGTCATGGCCTGGGTGCGTCGGATGTCGCCCACATGACCCTCTTCGCCAGCCTGTCACTGGGCTGCGCGTTGCCGCCACTGGCGGCCCTGGCAACACTCAGCAACCTGCCTGCCGCGTCTGCCGCGCTGCACCTGCCAGCCACCTTGTTGGGGGCGATCGCGGTGGCGGTGCTGCTGCTCACCTGCGTGCTGGCCATCGGTATTTATCGCCGGCGCCTGCCGGAACAGCCCTATCGCGACGCCCTGCTGGTCAAGGCCGGGCGCCGTACGCTGCGCATGCCGGGCCGACGCCTGACTTTTCTGCAATTGGTCATCACTGCGCTGGATGTCGCAGCGGCCGCTACGGTGCTGTATCTGTTGTTGCCCGAAGCACCGCCATTCGGCGCGTTCCTGCTGGTATATCTGCTGGCGCTGGCCGCCGGTGTGCTCAGTCACGTGCCGGGCGGGGTCGGCGTATTCGAAGCGATTCTGCTGGCCGCGTTTGCCGACAAACTGGGGGCCGCGCCCCTGGCCGCCGCCCTGCTGCTGTATCGCTTGATCTATGTGCTACTGCCGATGCTGGTGGCGTGTGTGTTGCTGCTGATCAATGAGGCGCAACGGCTGTTCCAGACGCGACAGTCCCTGCGCGTGGCGTCGGGTTTGGCGGCACCGATCCTCGCGGTGCTGGTGTTCCTGTCTGGCGTGGTGCTGCTGTTTTCCGGCGTAACGCCGGAGATCGATACTCGTCTGGAGCACATTGGTTTTCTGATCCCTCACCGCTTGGTCGACGCGTCGCACTTCGGCGCCAGCCTGGTGGGCGTGCTGTGCCTGTTGCTCGCCCAAGGCCTGCGCCGGCGCCTGTCGGCCGCCTGGATGCTGACCACCGTGCTGCTGCTGGTGGGCGCCCTGCTCTCGCTGCTCAAGGGCTTCGACTGGGAAGAAGCCACGCTGCTGACCTTGACCGCCGCCCTGCTGGCGGTGTTCCGGCGCTCCTTTTATCGTGCGAGTCGCCTGACCGAGCTGCCATTTTCCCCACTGTTCCTGATCGCCAGCCTCTGTGTGCTCGGCGCATCGATCTGGCTGCTGCTGTTCGCCTACCAGGACGTGCCCTACAGCCATCAACTCTGGTGGCAATTCACCCTCGACGCCGACGCCCCTCGCGGCCTGCGCTCGCTGCTGGGCGCAGCGGTCCTGCTGGTGGTGGTGTCCCTGACCTGGCTGTTGCGCACTGCGCGGCCGGTGATCCATTTGCCGACGGCTGAAGAGCTGGAACGTGCCAAGGCGATCCTCTTGGCGTCAGCGCAACCCGACGGCGGCCTGTCCCTGACCGGTGACAAGGCATTGCTGTTTCACCCCAACGACGAAGCATTCCTGATGTATGCACGCCGCGGCCGCAGCCTGGTGGCGCTGTACGACCCGATCGGGCCCACCCAGCAACGGGCCGAAATGATCTGGCAATTCCGCGACCTGTGCGACATCCACCATGCTCGCCCGGTGTTTTATCAGGTGCGCGCCGAGAACCTGCCGTACTACATGGACATCGGCCTGACGGCGATCAAGTTGGGTGAAGAGGCGCGGGTCGATCTCAAGCGCTTCGATCTCGAGGCCAAGGGCAAAGAGATGAAGGATTTGCGCTACACCTGGAACCGTGGCACCCGTGACGGCCTGTCGCTGGAGATCCACGAGCCAGGCCAGGCGCCGATGGATGAGCTCAAGGTCATTTCCGATGCCTGGCTGACGGGCAAGAATGTGCGTGAGAAAGGCTTCTCCCTGGGCCGTTTCAGCGAGGACTACCTCAAGCACTTTCGCATCGCAGTGATCCGTTTCGAAGGCCGTCCGGTGGCATTCGCCAACCTGTTGGAAACCCACAGCCACGAGCTGGCCAGCCTCGACCTGATGCGCGCCCACCCCGACGCTCCGAAGCTGACCATGGAGTTCATGATGGTCGGCCTCATCCAACATTATAAAAACCATGACTACGCCCGCTTCAGCCTCGGCATGGTCCCGCTGTCGGGCCTGCAACCGCGTCGCGGCGCACCGCTGACCCAGCGCCTGGGTTCGATGGTGTTTCGCCGTGGCGAGCAGCTCTACAACTTCCAGGGGCTGCGCCGCTTCAAAGACAAATTCCAGCCTGACTGGGAACCTCGTTACATGGCCGTGCCCGCCGGACTCGATCCGCTAGTGGCGCTGGCCGATACCGCCGCCCTGATTGCAGGCGGCCTGACTGGATTGGTGAAACGCTGA